The following are encoded in a window of Sporosarcina luteola genomic DNA:
- a CDS encoding CoxG family protein, producing MPSGTHTTELDIPIEKVWDFVSDMNRWAPLVPGYIEHEILNDKQSTWTFKGDIGIMQKTVKLQIDITEWSEPSLVTFDLTGLNENFAGNGYFKAVAISDSKTEMIGNLDITAKGVMGPMVNAILKSFVPKTAADLTRAIAEEITSIELKRI from the coding sequence ATGCCTAGCGGAACACATACGACAGAATTGGACATCCCGATTGAAAAGGTATGGGATTTTGTAAGTGACATGAACAGGTGGGCACCCCTCGTCCCAGGATATATTGAACATGAGATTTTGAATGACAAGCAATCCACGTGGACGTTTAAAGGCGACATCGGCATTATGCAAAAGACCGTGAAGCTGCAAATCGACATTACGGAATGGAGCGAGCCTTCACTCGTCACATTCGACTTGACGGGATTGAATGAAAACTTCGCGGGCAACGGTTATTTTAAAGCTGTCGCCATCTCGGACTCAAAAACCGAAATGATCGGGAACTTGGACATCACCGCTAAAGGGGTAATGGGACCGATGGTGAACGCAATCTTAAAGTCATTCGTCCCCAAAACAGCAGCAGACTTAACAAGAGCCATTGCAGAGGAAATTACGAGTATTGAGTTGAAGAGAATTTAA
- a CDS encoding FAD-dependent oxidoreductase, whose product MIMKNDVKWDAVTDVVVLGSGGAALTTAILAHDQGAEVVIFEKSDQIGGTTAFSGGIPWIPNNRYMRELGLEDSHEEAKMYITKLTHGKEPDPELIDVYIENGAKMIDYLHEHTPVRFAVPKGYGDYYANLPGGKKEGRSLDPLPFPLNDLGEWSERIRRNPIFPPLTLEEGGAADPGDIDFTIVATRMENNITTMGRALAGSLFKAVLDRGIQTLTSTPGKELVMNDEGAVIGIRAEKEDGADIFIGARKGVMIASGGFEWNKELVRSFLKGAITHPQSPSHNEGDGLIMAMEAGAALANMSEAWWSPAFVDPTIEYEGKVYNQIDSQARTMANSILVNKHGKRFVNEGSTYMDLPKSFYTYDQNSQSLPNESGVWMIFDQKLKDRALIVTMAPGENAPDWVAQANSIRELAEKIGVEPDQLEATVERFNKHAVHHEDPDFNRGTLHFENFATRFQGREAMIGPIEKGPFYALPVHAGSLGTNGGPRINAHGQVISLRGEVIPGLYAAGNAAMGILGGAYPGAGGTIGPALTFGYLAGMHIGSAPARTISSEEIVLA is encoded by the coding sequence ATGATTATGAAGAATGACGTGAAGTGGGATGCGGTAACAGATGTGGTCGTTTTAGGCAGTGGGGGCGCTGCGTTAACAACAGCTATCCTCGCCCATGATCAAGGTGCAGAAGTGGTCATCTTTGAAAAATCAGACCAGATTGGTGGTACGACAGCTTTTTCCGGCGGCATTCCTTGGATTCCGAATAACCGTTATATGAGAGAGCTTGGTTTGGAAGATTCCCATGAAGAAGCGAAAATGTATATTACAAAACTGACGCATGGCAAAGAGCCCGATCCGGAATTGATTGATGTATATATCGAAAATGGTGCAAAGATGATTGACTATCTTCACGAGCATACTCCAGTGAGATTTGCGGTCCCTAAAGGGTATGGCGACTATTATGCAAACTTGCCTGGGGGCAAAAAGGAAGGCCGTTCACTCGACCCCCTTCCGTTTCCTTTGAACGATTTAGGGGAATGGTCAGAGAGAATCAGAAGAAACCCGATCTTCCCTCCATTGACTCTGGAAGAAGGCGGGGCTGCCGATCCGGGAGATATTGACTTCACTATTGTTGCAACTCGGATGGAGAACAACATTACGACAATGGGACGGGCTTTGGCTGGCAGTCTTTTTAAAGCGGTTTTAGATCGCGGCATTCAAACACTCACTTCCACACCTGGAAAGGAACTCGTGATGAATGATGAAGGAGCTGTCATTGGAATCCGGGCAGAAAAAGAGGATGGGGCAGACATTTTCATAGGTGCACGAAAAGGCGTCATGATTGCCTCCGGTGGATTTGAATGGAACAAAGAGCTTGTCCGTTCATTCCTAAAAGGGGCGATTACGCACCCGCAATCACCTTCCCACAATGAAGGAGACGGGTTGATCATGGCGATGGAAGCAGGAGCAGCACTAGCCAACATGAGTGAAGCTTGGTGGTCACCGGCATTCGTTGACCCGACCATTGAATACGAAGGAAAAGTTTACAATCAAATCGACTCGCAAGCACGGACAATGGCGAATTCGATACTTGTCAATAAACACGGGAAACGCTTTGTGAATGAAGGTTCGACTTATATGGATCTCCCAAAATCATTTTACACATATGATCAAAACTCACAATCATTGCCGAATGAGTCTGGAGTATGGATGATTTTTGATCAGAAGCTGAAAGACCGCGCGTTGATCGTTACGATGGCACCTGGTGAAAACGCACCGGACTGGGTTGCGCAAGCCAACAGCATTCGGGAGCTCGCTGAAAAGATCGGAGTCGAACCGGATCAGCTTGAGGCAACAGTCGAGCGTTTTAATAAGCATGCTGTTCACCATGAAGATCCCGATTTCAATCGCGGAACGTTGCACTTTGAAAATTTCGCGACGAGATTCCAAGGCCGTGAAGCGATGATTGGACCCATTGAAAAAGGGCCATTTTACGCATTACCGGTTCACGCAGGATCGCTCGGCACCAATGGCGGACCGCGCATTAATGCACATGGACAAGTCATCAGTTTACGTGGAGAAGTCATTCCAGGACTCTATGCTGCAGGCAACGCAGCGATGGGCATATTGGGCGGCGCATACCCGGGCGCAGGCGGCACAATCGGACCGGCTTTGACATTCGGTTATTTGGCTGGGATGCATATTGGCAGCGCACCAGCGCGTACTATAAGCAGCGAAGAGATTGTTTTAGCATAA
- a CDS encoding TetR/AcrR family transcriptional regulator, with protein sequence MSTKTDPRVIRTRGMFEEALLGLMEEKDYKKISVREIAERSTLNRATFYLHYYDKDELLEQMLDEALQYLRNSVRVKEIEFKYVSDNPHPIFIRLFTKMIEQKRFYTVMLVQEKVPYFTESVREIIETLVERGTQYMIEDKIEFNVPADMSIAYITSAYLGVIIWWLKNDMPYTPAYMAKQLTRLSTVGPWVENPYLSSKKQNEVR encoded by the coding sequence TTGTCTACAAAAACAGATCCAAGAGTAATCCGGACTAGGGGAATGTTCGAGGAAGCGTTATTGGGGCTTATGGAGGAAAAAGATTATAAAAAGATCTCGGTAAGGGAGATTGCCGAAAGGTCGACCTTAAATAGGGCAACATTCTACTTGCATTACTACGATAAAGATGAATTGCTGGAGCAGATGCTAGACGAGGCTTTGCAATATTTAAGGAACAGCGTGCGAGTGAAAGAGATTGAATTCAAATACGTCAGTGATAATCCGCACCCGATCTTCATTCGGTTGTTTACTAAAATGATTGAACAAAAACGCTTTTATACTGTCATGCTCGTCCAAGAAAAAGTACCCTACTTCACCGAGTCTGTCAGAGAAATCATTGAAACATTGGTAGAGAGAGGGACGCAGTATATGATTGAAGATAAAATCGAATTCAATGTGCCGGCGGATATGTCGATTGCCTATATTACATCAGCCTATTTGGGCGTCATCATTTGGTGGCTGAAGAACGATATGCCTTACACACCGGCCTACATGGCGAAGCAGCTGACGAGACTTTCGACGGTTGGTCCGTGGGTGGAAAATCCATATCTTAGCAGTAAGAAGCAAAATGAAGTTCGCTGA
- a CDS encoding cell wall hydrolase, translated as MPRVKYRDNDVSLMARMMRAEAEGEGQQGMLYVGNVIVNRAVADCLDFRDVRTINDVIFQVQGGNYSFEAVQKGNLFYQRARETERRLARRNLENWRQHPAKFALWYFNPFGPCPPTWYNQPFTGQFKLHCFYEPIAGTCESVYGG; from the coding sequence ATGCCAAGAGTTAAATACCGGGATAACGACGTCAGTTTAATGGCACGGATGATGAGAGCCGAAGCCGAGGGTGAAGGACAACAGGGGATGCTATATGTTGGCAATGTAATTGTTAACCGCGCTGTTGCAGATTGTTTAGACTTTCGAGATGTAAGAACAATTAATGACGTCATTTTTCAAGTGCAAGGAGGAAATTATTCTTTTGAAGCTGTTCAAAAGGGGAATTTATTCTATCAACGAGCGAGGGAAACTGAAAGAAGACTAGCAAGACGGAACTTGGAAAATTGGAGACAACATCCAGCAAAATTTGCCCTTTGGTACTTCAATCCATTTGGTCCTTGTCCTCCAACGTGGTACAACCAACCTTTTACTGGCCAATTTAAACTTCATTGTTTTTATGAACCGATCGCAGGGACATGTGAAAGTGTTTATGGCGGGTAG
- a CDS encoding AAA family ATPase, with the protein MALLDTYSQYIRAVRLKQEEIPHGTFPFTLPFVRNLHELELHPNITYVIGENGMGKSTLLEGIAIAYGFNPEGGTLNFNFSSFDSHSELDAYIRLVKGTERPRNHFFFRAETFYNMATNIEQLDQEPYGPRIIDSFGGTSLHEQSHGESFFAVFRERFRGNGLYILDEPEAALSPLRQMSLLARINELVKEGSQFIISTHSPIIMAHPHSKIVQITEDGIHETTLEETDHYSIMKQFFDDRDRLLHHLFLDE; encoded by the coding sequence GTGGCATTATTGGATACTTATTCCCAATACATAAGAGCGGTGCGCCTGAAGCAGGAAGAAATACCGCATGGCACTTTCCCGTTCACTCTTCCCTTCGTCCGGAATTTGCACGAATTGGAGCTTCATCCGAATATAACGTATGTGATTGGTGAAAACGGAATGGGAAAGTCTACGTTGCTGGAGGGGATTGCAATTGCATATGGATTCAATCCGGAAGGAGGAACGTTGAATTTCAACTTTTCCAGTTTTGATTCCCACTCGGAGCTCGATGCGTATATTCGCCTCGTAAAGGGGACCGAACGCCCGCGGAATCATTTCTTTTTCCGGGCAGAGACGTTTTACAATATGGCGACGAACATCGAACAGCTTGACCAGGAGCCATACGGACCGAGGATCATCGATTCCTTCGGAGGCACATCCCTCCACGAGCAATCGCATGGTGAATCCTTTTTCGCCGTATTCAGGGAGCGTTTCAGAGGGAACGGGTTGTATATTTTGGATGAACCCGAAGCCGCCCTGTCCCCTCTCCGCCAAATGTCATTGTTAGCGCGGATTAACGAACTCGTCAAGGAAGGGTCCCAGTTCATCATCTCCACCCACTCGCCGATCATCATGGCTCACCCGCACTCCAAAATCGTTCAGATCACGGAAGACGGAATCCATGAAACGACGTTGGAGGAAACGGACCATTACTCCATCATGAAGCAGTTTTTCGACGACCGGGACCGTTTGTTGCACCATCTTTTTCTAGATGAGTAG
- the rlmD gene encoding 23S rRNA (uracil(1939)-C(5))-methyltransferase RlmD — MVAEIDHLDRKGNGQAAIWRENELGNKRKLKLVVPQTLPGETVQVTVEDPTLRWSKVMPEEILVANPDRIEAPCPHFELCGGCVWQHWSYDGQLKHKTDHVKKALESVGMNPELVQDTIGMDEHWHYRNKMEFTFSSEGNLGLHEQGNFRNIIPLETCLIAGRNMVDATMEVSEWVKEFGLPGYNKDTREGLLRHLMVRESFETGEIMLALFATEAPAGNLAAAAENLIERITKNYPNVKSLMWLVNTDLADRTQSEETFVLAGRDFIYDEMAGYRYRLWFDTFFQTNPVQAQKLVELALEMGKPQEDEKMIDLFCGVGTFSLPFAARVKELAGIEIVETSIESAKRNAVDNDLHNTTFLARDARKGIDEIHESWGLADMLLIDPPRSGAGGKVMRRIGRAQPKRIVYVSCNPDTFATDSAELLQFGYTLQSVQPVDLFPHTVHVELVALLTLDE; from the coding sequence ATGGTTGCGGAAATTGACCACTTGGACAGAAAAGGAAATGGGCAGGCAGCAATTTGGCGTGAGAATGAATTGGGCAACAAGAGAAAGTTGAAGCTCGTCGTTCCGCAAACATTGCCGGGAGAGACCGTGCAAGTTACTGTGGAGGATCCGACCTTGAGATGGAGTAAGGTTATGCCTGAAGAGATATTAGTCGCGAATCCGGACCGTATCGAGGCGCCTTGCCCGCATTTTGAGCTATGTGGCGGCTGTGTCTGGCAGCATTGGAGCTACGATGGCCAGCTGAAGCATAAGACGGATCATGTGAAGAAAGCGTTGGAAAGCGTGGGAATGAATCCGGAGCTTGTCCAGGACACAATCGGCATGGACGAGCATTGGCACTATCGAAATAAAATGGAATTCACCTTTTCGTCTGAAGGGAACCTCGGGCTGCATGAACAAGGGAATTTCCGTAACATCATCCCGCTTGAAACATGCCTGATCGCAGGCAGGAATATGGTCGACGCGACGATGGAAGTGAGCGAGTGGGTGAAGGAGTTTGGCCTGCCAGGCTACAACAAAGATACGCGTGAAGGTCTGCTGCGCCATTTGATGGTTCGTGAGTCGTTTGAAACAGGCGAAATTATGCTTGCATTGTTTGCGACGGAAGCGCCTGCCGGTAATTTGGCGGCTGCAGCGGAAAACTTGATTGAACGGATCACGAAGAACTATCCGAACGTGAAAAGCCTCATGTGGCTTGTGAACACGGATTTGGCGGACCGCACACAATCCGAAGAGACATTCGTATTGGCCGGCCGAGACTTCATCTATGATGAAATGGCTGGGTATCGCTACCGTCTTTGGTTCGATACATTCTTCCAGACGAACCCTGTCCAAGCACAGAAACTAGTTGAGCTTGCACTGGAAATGGGCAAGCCGCAGGAAGACGAAAAAATGATCGACCTGTTTTGTGGCGTCGGGACATTCTCCTTGCCGTTTGCTGCGCGCGTGAAGGAATTGGCCGGCATTGAAATTGTCGAGACGTCGATTGAATCCGCAAAACGGAACGCGGTAGACAATGATTTGCATAACACGACATTCCTTGCACGCGATGCACGTAAAGGAATCGATGAAATACACGAAAGCTGGGGCTTGGCAGATATGTTATTGATTGACCCGCCACGGAGCGGTGCTGGCGGCAAAGTGATGCGCCGGATCGGCCGCGCTCAGCCGAAGCGGATCGTCTACGTATCATGCAACCCGGACACATTCGCAACGGATTCAGCGGAATTACTGCAATTCGGCTACACCCTCCAAAGCGTGCAGCCGGTCGACCTCTTCCCGCACACCGTGCATGTGGAACTCGTCGCGCTGTTGACGTTGGATGAATAA
- a CDS encoding Bax inhibitor-1/YccA family protein: MRSANPSLGEDTFKGLRADDGMSMTIQGTVNKTFILFLLLCATAVFTWHQYFAGNDIQALVWIGLGGGFVVALVTIFVKKVAPYTAPLYALLEGLAIGGISAMFESQFEGITTQAILLTLGTLFSLLLAYRSGFIKVTENFKLGVVAATGAIFFVYLADFVLRFFGMEVPFIHETGLVGILISVAIVVVAALNLVLDFDFIEKGAEQQAPKYMEWYSAFGLMVTLVWLYFEILRLLSKLRSNK, from the coding sequence ATGAGATCAGCGAATCCGAGTTTAGGGGAAGATACGTTTAAGGGGCTGCGGGCAGACGACGGGATGTCGATGACCATTCAAGGGACTGTGAACAAGACGTTCATCCTGTTTTTATTGCTATGTGCGACTGCCGTTTTTACGTGGCATCAGTATTTTGCAGGGAACGATATTCAGGCGCTCGTCTGGATTGGTCTTGGCGGCGGGTTTGTCGTTGCACTCGTTACGATTTTCGTGAAAAAGGTGGCTCCTTACACGGCTCCGCTTTATGCGCTTTTGGAAGGCTTGGCGATCGGCGGGATTTCGGCGATGTTCGAATCCCAGTTTGAGGGGATTACGACGCAGGCGATTCTGTTGACGCTTGGGACTCTGTTTTCACTGTTGCTCGCGTACCGGTCGGGATTCATCAAGGTGACGGAGAACTTCAAGCTGGGAGTAGTCGCTGCGACAGGGGCCATCTTCTTTGTGTACTTGGCCGATTTCGTTCTCCGCTTCTTCGGCATGGAAGTTCCGTTCATTCATGAAACGGGGCTCGTAGGCATTCTGATTTCGGTCGCAATCGTTGTTGTTGCGGCATTAAATCTTGTGCTCGATTTTGATTTCATCGAAAAAGGAGCGGAGCAGCAGGCGCCCAAGTATATGGAATGGTACAGCGCGTTCGGTCTGATGGTGACGCTTGTGTGGCTGTATTTTGAGATTTTGCGGCTGCTGTCGAAGTTGCGGAGTAATAAATAG